The nucleotide window ATGTTTGGTCATTTTCAAGTATTTCTATAAtttgtggtgtagtggttagcactgtttccttgcacctccacagtccgggttcgattcctggccagcctcgattcccgtctctgtgcgcATGAAgcttgtatgttctccccatgcttggtaggtttgctccaggtactccagtttcctcccacagtccaaagataggTTAGGCTTAGGCCTATATAAAGTCCAGgcttattggcattcccaaattggccgcAGTGTGTAAATGGGTTTGTGGAtgtgtctatatgtgtgtgccctgagatggattggcaccctgtccagggtgtaccctgcctcgtgccctaaaccTTCAGGGTTGTtcccacaaccctgaatacagaataaagcggtatagaagatgagattAGTAACCCATCAAATTACACTATTAAGGCAGAAAAACAAAGTGAGTCATTTACTTTACATccatttttacactttaaaagtATGTCTCTGTATCTACTCAATACTGTAGACTAATTTGCCTCCCAACACTATTAAGACTTATAGAAAACAAGGATTACaattggaaaataaaataataaaaaataaaatcataatttctTAGTGTCAACAGTATGATGTTGATTGTTAAAGAAGGAATAGTTTCATGATGTCAAAACTCAATTTATTATAGTTTAAAAACACCAAATACTGTAGCAAACTATTTttgatatttctttttataatatcAATAACTTATTATTTAAATCTCATTTTAAGCATCTGTAAAAAATCAGCCACTgctatacatatattatatatgtaaaaccattatatcatataatatataataatgcatatataaatggtgcaaaaaaattgtgacatatttgaattaaataaatcataatgtaGTGTTTGGGCACACCATCAGAAGAAGTGTAAAGGACCTTTTCATGACAGAACATTGATTAATGCTGAATCTGTTTGTAATATTTGAAaagatataattattttaatgcatttcctAAACCACGGGTAAAacagagcataaataaatggattaattGTGGAATTAAGATAAACcatgatcatgagtttcagatTTGTTTCTGCCTGTACTTCAATAACATATCCTAACAAACTACAAACGCAATATGGAAGTaaacacaccagaaacacagacactaaaatgccgaggactttagctgcttttctctcagatttcattgagtgtgaggtgattttctgtgttttagtccgtgtgtgattattaagctctctgatagcagtggcatgtttcttagcaatcacaaaaacttgagtataaaatatgattattacagaaagtggaaatataaatgcaaatataaGATCAATTACAGGCCATTCCTGACTCAGAAAGAGAACACACTCTCCAGAACACATTAGACTAGTCATGGAgctttcatttaaataataaaatgttatgctatatgctacacacacacaccagttagAATTAACCACAATGCACATCAACCTTACAGAgattttgtttgtgtaaagaaATGGATTTGAGACAGCCAAATAACGATCTACTGAAATCAGAGCAATACTATAAATTGAGAAGATCATATTAAATACACTAATTAAGCAAAAGCTAATGCAGAAAATTCTCCCAAACATCCAGCATGACTCAATCATCCAGATTAACTCTGGAATTAATAAAGCACCCATGAGGAAATCTGACACAGCCAGAGAGAGCACAAGCATGTTAGTcggtgtgtgaagctgcttgaaatgaaaaacagagatgatgaCCAGCAGATTTCCACACAATGTTAGCAGAACCACAGCAattgaacacacatacagtaagatataaACTGCAGGAGATAAAGATCTCTCTGGACAGGAGAAGTGCACACAGCGATCAGACTGATTAAACTCCAACAGGTTCATGAATACAGCATTTTAAAAgtctttgaaatatttaaaaataacactgTAATTTGGGCTGTTCTTTGTTAAAACAGTAACTGTGCAAGCTAATTATCCAGTACCTGATAACTCATGCCAGCgctaatgtttttataatgcaTAATTTGACCACACCTCCACATCTGATTGACAGTTTTAGAGATCTATCGTCACAAATGGTAATTTTACCATCtgctattatttgtttgttttttgtttgttttattatgattatatgaTACATAATTaattgatatatttttattatattaaaataaagcataTCTAAACCAGAATTTATACAGAGTTGTATATCAACTAGCATTCTATTTCACAATCATCTACAACTCTTAATCATGAAATGATGTTCAGGGATGCCCACCAGAATAAAGCCACTGGAAGGAAAGTGTTAACATTAAAGACCCTGACTAAGGTGCATGGTGTCATACAGGTAGGAGCTTCATGGAAAAAAAGGGTGTGCATGCATTTTGCCAAATGCCATGACAGTGCAGTTCCCAGTGATCTAAAATATAACTTAACTGATAAATAAATTTCTGCTGTCCAATccaaataatacattatatagtCAAACCTATGAGGACACCTGATATGGGTCTTTCCAAAATTGGTGGGAAGCACACAGTACTCTGTGATGTCTTTGTACAGTATCTTATAGCATATATTAGgatgtatatattgttttattggagTTAGTGCTTAGCTCAAATTTGTTGCAGCATAATTATGCAATCATGCAAAAAAGTGTGTTTCATTTGAATTTAAGTAAATTTGAAtacaattatacatttttttttaaatattacacaaaattcTGTAAAGTAACTCAGAAATATAtgcatacagatctggccattaagaatgcacgtTGTGAAAAAAGGGACCCTGTGATTTGCCGCGGCTGCGTGCgacaagctgtgaaaatgcccttcgtTACCTGTAGGGgccagtcgtgtttcagtctgaagtattgtgtgtctattaaagccgaaaatgtgtgctctctcttaggcgcccattgacagcaagcgacggagCTTATAAACGTGTTGAGCTCAAACtataaatactgatatgtatttattcttcattttcttctctccctcAGTGATGGTACTTCTTTAActgtgctttctccattcagtattaataataatattagtagtagtagtagtagtgctccgaatttattattattatgattgcaCCCGCGCGTGTCCAAAAAAACGAAGTACAACtcataatacaaaaatgtatatgttagcctaaaacaatatcgttttattgtgtttatgcgctttaaatatacactaaacaataaacactgccttgtgcaaagtaaaagtgagttgcgcgtgcttttttttttttttatcaaaaggctgataaacgcgtgcgcagatatgagcagatttatcgataaaactacagacatgaaatgaaacaaacacaaaaatatatgtcactcgctgaatacaacgcgacagcacatagaatccctgggctttgactgcgcttcctccattcattagtaaaaatgctgggtttctgtaaatgttgttgggttgtttatgctggtcaaaattctgtgttatttcgggtaatTTTGTTGGGTTCATTTTgatatgaatactaaaagtgcctcatgattaaacttaattttgttctggtgtttatgcagtaaacccatgtgTGAACACAAtggtttaagaatttaattaacacgcatacagtggtgtgaaaaactatttgccccttcctgatttcttattcttttgcatgtttgtcacacaaaatgtttctgatcatcaaacacatttaactattagtcaaagataacacaagtaaacacaaaatgcattttttaaatgatgtttttttattatttagggagaaaaaaaatccaaacctacattgccctgtgtaaaaaagtaattgccccctgaacctaataactggttgggccacccttagcagcaataactgcaatcaagcgtttgtagcgagtcttttacagctctctggaggaattttggcccactcatctttgcagaattgttgtaattcagctttatttgagggttttctagcatgaactgcctttttaaggtcatgccacaacatctcaataggattcaggtcaggactttgactaggccactaaaaagtcttcattttgtgtttcttcagccattcagaggtggatttgctggtgtgttttgggtcattgtcctgctgcagcacccaagattgcttcagcttgagttgacgaacagatggcctgacattctccttcaggattttttggtagacagtagaattcatggttccatctatcacagcaagccttccaggtgctgaagcagcaaaacaaccccagaccatcacactaccaccaccatattttactgttggtatgatgttctttttctgaaatgctgtgttacttttacaccagatgtaacgggacacgcaccttccaaacagttcaacttttgtctcgtcggtccacaaggtattttcccaaaagtcttggcaatcattgagatattttttagcaaaattgagacgagccttaatgttctttttgcttaaaagtggtttgcgccttggaaatctgccatgcaggccgtttttgcccagagtcgtgaacactgactttaatagaggcaagtgaggcctgcagttctttaaatgttgtcctggggtcttttgtggcctctcaggtgagttgtctctgcgctcttggggtaattttggtcggccggccactcctgggaaggttcaccactgttccatgtttttgccatttgtggataatggctctcactgtggttcgctggagtcccaaagctttagaaatggctttataacctttaacagactgatagatctcaattacttttgttctcattcgttcctgaatttctttggatcttgacATGATGTCTAGCTCATGACGAAGAAaaaatactttgttaccttactTAGTAGAatttttgggtatctatactttactagagtaattatttttcagccgactttttacttctactccttacattttcacgcaattatctgtactttctacttctcacattttaaaaatagccttgttactcatattttatttcagcttgttattaaaaaaacaaacaaacaaaaaacatccagaTAAATCGCGCCATCTGGATAGGGCAAATTTGATTGTGTTTTGATGAAacgtataaacataccattccaaCACCATTTCATCTGATTGGTTGGTATGCGATCCATCACATGACGTCACGttacacactccagcaaggacatttaaataaaatagcattttcagttgataaggttgtgataagtagacgaagatggccgtgatagagactcaagattcgagcaaaatgtcacaaccaagcaccagtgaggaaggtaacagcaccaggaaggttacagaaatgattttatatattcatatatatatatatgaattacTTGGATTAATCTtttattctgacagcactaatgtttattgtagacaatcatacaagggtaattgcactaattttcttgtatgttgccctcacagattcctacagctaagcttggatgtacatttacattacaataaaggttaccgatgacatgcctctaaagtttgactttttgtactattaaaatacttataggcaactagttttCATATCTTCTTTTCCATGaaaatgttaatgctcagtagtacacatatatggttcttaaatgtatttgcattgtactaaaatgcattatttttcaattgccatatacagtatccctaATCACTATgtctgttaaaaaatacaacaaaaaaacaacacttttttttatgaggtgttagtgcagtatataggcctgtggcacagcctaagcttttatccctaatgctttttcccccctcatgTTACTtctacttttatactttaagtagttttgaaaccagtacttttacacttttacttgagtaaaaagcttgagttgatactttaacttctaaagaagtctttttaaaccctagtatctatacttctactcaagtaataaatgtaaatacttttgacacTACTGATAATACCagacctacagtgaagcatggggctggaagcattatgctctgggggtgtttttctgcacaggggacaggacgactgcactgtattaaggagagtatgaacggggccatgtattgtgacatattgggcaaaaaccttcTTCCCTCAGTCAAAGCATTTACACTaaaagcgccgcgccagtgtgacctacttataacgcggttcagctgtcattttgaccgcctattgttttgaatgggaatcTGCTGCTGACACAAAATGATTGCTAAATGGCGCCTTCagccaaagcaaatagtttagctccaagatcaacttggtAATCAgcgatatgttttttttttcatatttaactcagaaaacctactacagagactctaaggggacaaaggaagaggaaaaaaatggcagagaaaaaaaaaaagtcaagttttgcattataacccaaagtttttggcatgacttttttctgccgtcaTTTCTCccactttgtccatctaggggcttcgtactataacaaaaaaaaaaaaaggtctacttaattttatatcgtatggagaaaatttattagtttgttcattctatttgaagcttctgaacatCTCGggtggagcaggagcagcgatttagttctgaactcgcttccgtgaaattatcgctaaagcaatattgaatttgaataaatcagatctaccacagcagataataaactatgctatgtcataaccgaagcaaccACTACGATTATGCCTTGTTTTGTTCAGTGTTGCTTGGCAAcagaccacgcgcctaatcggcgggaacgtggttcacttggccgcggtgtattataaacctgcggaatgtttcactgtttattctCACATAAGAATCCTTAAAAGCGagagaaatttatttttataacagtacaagaagtacgcgacacacacacacacacacacacacacacacacatcccctgagccctcggtaaacatcccATCACCGTCAGTATGCAAAtaagtcaagacgtagcctaacgtggtgtcgtgacGGATTTTAGAGGTCacagtggaaagactttgaagaagCTGCAGCGGTTTCCCCTAAATCAGCTAAATCccctaaatctccttataaaatatcgctgattatcaacgccagaaagAATGGCAAATTGTCAATATTTTACgggagcatatatatatatatatatatatatatatatataaactgcatatatggaatgaaacctgagataaatacatatacgcactgaatgacgcatagatagttcgcccgatcccttgcgccatctgctgagagaaatgagcaGAAAAGAtcatgaccggcgcgcagctcTCACCAATTTCACgttaataaaagcaaaatagctttatactggcttttactggtgcgattttgaaaatccaAGCATGCGAGGTGATTAAGCTcatttgacacacatgcttcaacaaacAGTCGAACAAAGAGCATTCTCAATAGTGTTTTcctgcagcatcgagtgtagcttttgaaaggaaagTAATAGTGAGGTTAAaagttgttcttttgttttttatttgtttgttttccttaaTGGTAAAAATCATTCAGTTGgttaaagtattattattagggtgGTCCTAAGTTAACCAGTGTGGTTTGACATGTTATGGTACATTTTTTttgaggcctgtaattttcatcataggtatacctcaactatgagagacaaaataagaaaaacaaatcagaaaattaaagaatttatttttttttatatactttgttatatataatataaatatataattatatataattgttatttttttatacaacttTGTTATATACTCTTTGTTGACAatgaggtcaaacgttttctgtaagtcttcacaaggttttcacataCTGTTGCtagtattttggcccattcctccatgcagatctcctctagaacagtgatgttttggggctgttgctgggcaacacagactttcaactcccttcGAAGATTTTCTGTGGGGTTCAGATATAGAgtctggctaggccactccaggaccttaaaatgcttcttatgaagccactccttcgttgcccaggTGGTTTTGTCATTTCttcctcctccaaacacgaagttAAATTTTGGTTTAATCTGACCacatgacattctcccaatcctcttctggagcATCAAAATGCTCTCTAGAAAATTCAGACAGGGCTGGACATGTACTGTCTTAAGCAGGGGACACTGTCTGGCACTGCAGCATTTAAGTTCCTGGCGGCGCAGtttgttactgatggtagcctttatTACTTTGGTCCCAGATCTCtacaggtcattcactaggtccccccatgtggttctggaatttttactcacagttcttgtgattattttaaccccacggggtgagattttgcatggagccccagattgagggagattatcagttgTCTTGTATGTGTTCCATTtcctaataattgctcccacagttgatttcttcacttTAAGGGTcaggtttaggtttagtttatttatatagcacatttaaaacagccGCGAgactgaccaaagtgctgtacatccACATCATAAAAAGGCTAAAAGTACACGATACACACAAAACTAATGGGCACAGTAGCACCTAGTAGGCCAggtaaaacaaatgttttttttttttttaaaggggtttAAAAATAGTCAAACTAAGAACCATTCAAATATCAATTGGCAAGTCATTCCAAAGACAAGGCCCAATAACCGAAAAAGCATGGTCTTGTCTATGCTTAAGTCTGGAATGTGGGATTAAGAGGAGGTTTTGGTCACAGGATCCTAAACCTCTCAGGGGGGTATGACGGTGCAGCAATTCAGATAAGTAAATGGGTGCTTGCTGGTGTAacgatttaaaaacaaatagtaaaatttttaaatgaattctgAATTGAACAGGCAACTAATGAAGGGCTTTCAAAAGCAGAGTTACATgatcgttttttttctttttcaagagaAATTTAGCAGCGGCGTTCTGGACCAGTTGAAGACGGGCGATTTAAGATTTAGAAATACCATAATAAAGAGCTGATTAGggtgcttacctattgcagattaagtcttcccagcctggtgcaggtctacaattttgtttctggtgtcctttgacagctctttggtcttggccatagtggagtttggggtgtgactgtttgaagttgtggacaggtgtcttttatactaaaAATGGATGCCATTAATACAAGTAATGAGTGGAGAACagagaagaagttacaggtctgtgagagccagaaatgttgcttgtttgtaggtgaccaaatacttattttccacaataatttgcaaattctttaaaaatcctgcaATGTGATTTTCTTGTTGAGAAGTTGACACATGCTACCTGTGAAAACCTTTAGatctttttcaaaaataattgtTCACCCGTATccagtttttaataatttgaaaCAAAGTAACATCATTGCCATGagcacaggatatgtcttctgacatgcctgtttaagaaataagaagctACTCACTACATTTAAGTatggttaaataacttgttgccagctgaaacatacAGATTTGCATAGTAAAAGCTGACAGAGGAATTAGAATTAACCTGCcagtaactgttttttttttgctccaaaGAGGCAGGATATTAATAGCATGCTGTCACTCAGACTTGGCAGGTGTGGCCAACTTTTAATGATACAATTACCTGAGCTGCTAAAGCAGGACCTCAGTTGTTGTATGACTTTGTCAACATTTCAAATTTATATCATTCAATATACAAGGTCTTTCTTTAAGCTTTGTATACACTAACACAACGGTGTATGCAGCATTGTGATGGATTTAAACCAGTCTGATCGCTGTCTACATTTCTCCTGTCCAGAGAGATCTGTGTCTCCTGCCATTTATATCTTATTGTACATATGTTCAGCATCTGTGGTTTTGGTGACATTGTGTGGAAATCTACTCATCATCATCTCTATATTTCATTTCAAGCAGCTCCACACACCAAGCAACATGCTCCTGCTTTCTCTGGCAGTGTTGGATTTCCTCATCTGTGCTTTTGTAATGCTCCCAATGTTAATCTCTTCGATTGAGTCATGCTGGATTTTGAAAAGAGgtttctgcattgtttttttgttgattgGCCGTTTCCTTGCAATCACAGCCACTTATAATGTTACTTTAATCTCTGTAGATCGGTATTTGGCACTCTCAAGCCCATTTTTCTACACAAACATAATTTCTGTGAAGAAAATGTGCATTGCGGTTTATTCTAACTGTTGTTTGTGTACTGTGTATATGgtagcattttattatttaagtggAACCTTTACAGGTTTTGTTATGTGTCCTGGAGAGTGTGTTTACTTTATTAATACGGTTTGGTCTGTAATTGACTTTgtaatattgtgtatatttCCATATTCTGTCATAATCATATTGTACACACTAGTTTTTGTGATTGCTAAAaaacatgccactgctatcAGAAAGGTCCATAATCACGCACAgactaaaacacaaaaaatcacctcacactcaatgaaatctgagagaaaagcagctaaagtcctcggcattttagtgtctgtgtttctggcCTGTTTGCTTCCatattatatttacaatttGCTAGGTTATCTTATTGAGCTCCAAGCTGAAACTTTGCGTGGACTTATATTCCTGGGTTGTCTTAATTCAACCATTAATCCAGTTATTTATGCCCTGTTTTACCCATGGTTCAGGAGGtgcattatattaattataaatctaCAAATATTTAATACAGATTCTGCATTTATCAATGTACTTTAATGAATATATgaatttaataatgaataaattcaGTAATGTATTCaagataaaatatattttaaatatatttaaaatatatattctttccTTCTGATGTgctcaaatcattttttttgtataaatataatatataatgtattatatattatgtaatgtatttattatatatcatagcaatgtgtatgtttttgaaaaatgtgAAAGCTGACTCAGCTTTTTTTGACCCAAGATAATCTGTGGTACACTtggattaaaatattataacagAGGTTTAAGGGAAGTTTGTGATAACAGTGAAAATTGTTTTATCCTTATTCAACAAAACATATTAGATATCCTGTGTTAAGGACTCtttgtttaaacaatttaataaattgtgtactGTTTACCAAAACAACATTGACACTCAGATTTAACCTGTAACAGGTCAAGAATTCCTCCAAAGTATAATAAATATGAACATTGTGGTATGTAAGCCGATTAGATGTGGCATAGGCCAGGTATTCAATCAACACATGTGTTGCCTCGTATGtcatcacatttaaaaaataatggatgGTGCAGTATGGCGGGTGTGAGTCAGGCTTTAGGGGAATGTAACAGGAATTCAGGAAATGTATGGTCTTTACTGATCTTTCTATGTACAATGTAAAACACTGccaaaggcatccaaaatatgcaataatttcctctgaacagttgaaaTTATAAAAGT belongs to Clarias gariepinus isolate MV-2021 ecotype Netherlands chromosome 2, CGAR_prim_01v2, whole genome shotgun sequence and includes:
- the LOC128541730 gene encoding trace amine-associated receptor 6-like, coding for MNLLEFNQSDRCVHFSCPERSLSPAVYILLYVCSIAVVLLTLCGNLLVIISVFHFKQLHTPTNMLVLSLAVSDFLMGALLIPELIWMIESCWMFGRIFCISFCLISVFNMIFSIYSIALISVDRYLAVSNPFLYTNKISVRLMCIVVNSNWCVCVAYSITFYYLNESSMTSLMCSGECVLFLSQEWPVIDLIFAFIFPLSVIIIFYTQVFVIAKKHATAIRELNNHTRTKTQKITSHSMKSERKAAKVLGILVSVFLVCLLPYCVCSLLGYVIEVQAETNLKLMIMVYLNSTINPFIYALFYPWFRKCIKIIISFQILQTDSALINVLS